TGATATCCTCAATACCGACCAGGGCAAGCAGTTTTTCACCACCGAGCACCAGGGTGTTTCGAGTATCGGCGGTCACGATATTCCCCTGGAGGGCATTGCCATCGGGGTCTTTTTCCAGAATTTCCCAGAGCGCGTCCCAGCTTCCGAGGTCACTCCAGCGAAAATCACCTTCGACGCACAGGACGTTCCGTGCCATTTCAAGGACCCCGTAATCGATCGAAACCGGTGTGATCCGCGAATAAGCCCCGGCGAGGGCGTCCCGTTCCGCTGTCGTGCCGAGGGAATCACTGACGGCGCTGAGCGTTTCATACATCTCGGGGAGAAACCGCTGTATCTCCTCAAGAATGGCGGAGGCTTTCCAGAGGAACATGCCGCTGTTCCACAGGAAGGAACCTGTTTTGACGTATGTTTCAGCTGTCTCGCGGTCCGGTTTTTCCCGGAATGAAGCAACGTCGTAAACGGCCCTTCCTCTGATCTCATCGATCTTAGGCCCCCGCTCCACGTATCCGTATCCTGTTTCGGGCGCCGTCGGCCGGATGCCGATGGTGACCAGGTGCGAACCGCGGGCGGCCGCGTCGCGGGCCGCGGCAAGGGTGTCGATAAATTTTTCTTCGTCCAGGACCAGGTGGTCCGACGGCAGCACGGCCATGATCGCGTCGGGATCACGCTTCACAAGGTACAGGGCGGCCAGGCAGATACAGGGCGCGGTATTTCGTCCCATCGGCTCGATGATGATGTTCTGTTCGGGGATTTCAGGAAGTTCCCGGCATACATCGGCTGCATGGTTTGCGGCGGTGACGATGATGGTATCGGCGGCCGGCACAAGGGGCTGTATCCTGTCGACGGTGCATCGGATGATCGACCGGTCCCCCGTCATGCAGAGAAGGTGTTTCGGCCTGCATTCCCTGCTCAGGGGCCAGAACCTGGTCCCCCGGCCGCCGGCCATGATGACGGCATACATCATGAGAGGCTCCCCTGTGGTTTGTTCACGGCATCGCCTTCTTCCGTGAAAGGTATGGTGAACTCGTACACGCCGAAATTGACCACGGCATGGATCGGATATCCCAGCTTCTCAAAGACCTTGATCATGGGCTTGTTGTCGGTGATGACGTCCGCCGTAAAGCCCTCGATATCGTTCTTCTTTGCCAGTTTGATCAAGGTCCTGAGGAGATAGGAACCGATGCCGATCCCCTGGTATTTCTCGTCGGTGATGAAGGCCACATCGGCGAAGGTGGGGCGGTCCTTGAGACGGACATAGCGGGCCTCGGCGATGATCCGTTCATGCCCCTCCTCTTCTATGATGCCCACGATCGACATGGTGCGTTTGAAATCCACGTTCACGTATTCCTGCATCTTCATATGCGGCATGGTCTTGATGGGACTGAAATACCGGTAATACACGGCCTGATCGGAAAATCGGTAAAAGAGCCTGCGCATGTCGTCTTCATCGGAGGGTTTGATGGGCCGGAAACGGATCGTTGTGCCACCCTTGAAGGTCTGGGTATATGAGATCTCATGAGGGTACAGATGCCCGGATTCGGTCAGGTATATCTGGTCCCGGTACAGGATGTTGCTCGTCTTGGCCATCTGGACCAGGGCGCCCCGGTCATCGGGATGGGCGATGTCTATCAGCGCCAGGGCGCGTTCACGCACCGTCTTGCCCCGCAGGGAGGCCACCCCGTATTCCGTCGCGATCATGTCGAGGGATTCCCGGTTGGTGAACTGATTGGGGAATTCTTCCACGGAGAGCATGATGTTCGGTTGTCCCTTGAGGTTCCGGCTGGGGAGGGCGAACACGGTCCGTCCGCCCTTTGAAAGGGCCGCGCCGGCGAACATCTCCTGTACCTCTCCCGGTCCCGGGTTCACGTTCCCCTTGCCCGTGTGAAGGGCGATCCCTCCTGTGATATCCACTTTCCTGGCCGGCAGGATCGCGATGAAATTATCGTTCTGGCTGATGTTCTGAGGGTTCGCGATAACGTCGATCCCCTGGAATTCGATCAGCGGGTTGCGGTGGATCCACTTCAGGAGCTTATCCGTTCCCAGGGCATAGGCGGCCACGGTCTTGCCCCGGAAAAAGTCCTTTTTCCGGTTCGTGACCACACCGGTTCTTACCAGGTCCATCACAGCATCGGTGAGGGTGATGGTATGAATGCCGAGATCATGCTTGTGTTCCAGATGCCGGGGGAGCGCCTCGAAGAGCGGTCCGATCGAGTAGTGGATGCAGCTGCCGTCCTTGATGACGGTGGCCACATTGGCCGCCAGCTTGTCAAAGGAATCGTCGTAGGGCCACCGGTTGAGATAGAGCGGTTTCTCCGTCGATTGCACGAGAAAATCAAAATCGCCGGCATGTACGAAGGTATCACCCAGGGTGCAGGGAATGTCTTCGTTGATCTCGCCCACAACGAGAGATGCGCAGTCCATGGCGTACCGTGCCGCGTCGATGGCGATGCCGAGGCTTGCAAACCCCTGCTCATCGGGTGTTGAGATCTGTATGAAGGCCACGTCAACGTCGATCGAACCGGACCTGAAAAGCCAGGGAATGGAGGATGTCCTGCTCGGTACCAGGTCGATGCGCCCTGCCGTGATCGCTTCACTGGCAAGCCACCCGGCGAAAAAGGTCTTCAGGCGATATTTGTGCCGGTATCTCTCGTCGATGGGTATGGCGTCTCCGAAACTGACAAGCTGGACGAGTTCAAGGTCTCGCAGATTGCTCTGGTCCGACATCATGAGGTGCTTGACCAGTGTGCGGGGCTCGGCCTGGCCTGTCCCGAGAAAAATGCTCATTCCCGGCTTGACCTCGGCCAGGACCTCTTCGGGGGTGACGATCTTCTTTTTCCAGTCATCGGAAAGCCTGTACGACATTATATGACTCCTTGCTTAAAGTCGGCTTATTATACTGCTTTGAAAGGATTATCAAGCACAAACAGGTACGGTCGTTCTCCTGTCGGACCCGGCCGCGGCACTCATGGATCAGCGTTTTCCCCGCGAACACCGGACCGGTCCTTCCTGCTTCCCCGATAGAGGGCGTATTCCAGCAACCGGCATTCGATGGGTCCGTTGAAAAAGGGGATCCTCCGTGACGTTCGAAGGCCGACCTCCTTTGCCAGGGCGAGATTGCCCGTGAAAATGTATCCGTCAAGACCCTGGCATCGCTGTTTGAAGAAATCGCCGATCCCATGGTAGGTCGACCGCAGGGAATCCACATCTCCAAGCCGCTCGCCGTACCCGGGATTGAGCATCACCACACCACCGCCCTCAGGCACCGCGGTCCTTGAGAAGTCGCAGACGCCGAATTCCAGGACATCTTCCACCCCCGCGCGGGCCGCGTTCCGCTTCGCCGCCTCGATCGCCTCTTCGCTGATATCGGTGGCGATTATTTTGATATCGCAGGATCTTTTTGCGTTCCTGTTCGCCCTGTTCCTCAAGGTCCGCCAGAGGCGGCCGTCGTATCCCACAATGTGCATGAAGCCGAAATTGTCCCGGAACGAGCCGGGTGCCCGGTCGAGGGCGATGAGGGCTGCCTCGATCGCCAGCGTCCCGCTGCCGCACATGGGATTGACGAAGTGCGATGTCCCGCGCCAGCCCGTTGCGAGAATGACCGCCGCGGCCAGGGTTTCCTGCATGGGGGCGTGCAGCGGGATTTTCCGATACCCGCGCCGGGACAGGGGCTCTCCCGAGGTGTCAAGGTAGATATGACAGGTCGATTCATCCCAGTGGAGATGGACGACGGTCCGCTCTCGTCCGGGACCGGAATCGGGTCGGCGGCCGTATTTGCGGTTGAACCTGTCGGCGATGGCATCCTTGCATTTCAGGTTGGCATATTGCGAGTCACGAATGCTGGGGGTTGAAACGGTCGAGGTAACGGAGAAGTATCCATCGCGCTCAAGGTAGCGCTCCCAGGGTATGCTGGAGACGCCGGAGTAAAGTTCCCGGGGGTTGCCGGCCGTGAAGGAACCGACCCGGCAGAGGACCCGATGCCCCGTCCGCACATGCAGGTTCAGCTTCATGGCGTCTGCAAGGGTTCCCTCCGTGAATACCCCCGTTTCGATCTCTGAGACGAGGGCAAACCCGAGCCCCTGCACCTCATCTCTCAGGAGTACCGATGCTCCGCGGGGACAGGTGATCAGGATAGGATATATGCTGGATGAAAAGGGCATTGTATCTTTCTATGAAAAAAACAGCATGGCGGCGATGCCGTTACGCTTCGTCACCAATGTCGGCAAACCGGTACCCGAAACCCCGGATGGTAAGGATAAACCGTGGATTGGAGGGGTCTTCCTCTATCTGTGCTCGAAGTCGGCGGATATGCACGTCGACGGTC
The Deltaproteobacteria bacterium genome window above contains:
- a CDS encoding mannose-1-phosphate guanylyltransferase, which produces MYAVIMAGGRGTRFWPLSRECRPKHLLCMTGDRSIIRCTVDRIQPLVPAADTIIVTAANHAADVCRELPEIPEQNIIIEPMGRNTAPCICLAALYLVKRDPDAIMAVLPSDHLVLDEEKFIDTLAAARDAAARGSHLVTIGIRPTAPETGYGYVERGPKIDEIRGRAVYDVASFREKPDRETAETYVKTGSFLWNSGMFLWKASAILEEIQRFLPEMYETLSAVSDSLGTTAERDALAGAYSRITPVSIDYGVLEMARNVLCVEGDFRWSDLGSWDALWEILEKDPDGNALQGNIVTADTRNTLVLGGEKLLALVGIEDIIVVETGDSLMICKRGHSQEVRKIVEELEGKQRKEYL
- a CDS encoding GNAT family N-acetyltransferase, yielding MSYRLSDDWKKKIVTPEEVLAEVKPGMSIFLGTGQAEPRTLVKHLMMSDQSNLRDLELVQLVSFGDAIPIDERYRHKYRLKTFFAGWLASEAITAGRIDLVPSRTSSIPWLFRSGSIDVDVAFIQISTPDEQGFASLGIAIDAARYAMDCASLVVGEINEDIPCTLGDTFVHAGDFDFLVQSTEKPLYLNRWPYDDSFDKLAANVATVIKDGSCIHYSIGPLFEALPRHLEHKHDLGIHTITLTDAVMDLVRTGVVTNRKKDFFRGKTVAAYALGTDKLLKWIHRNPLIEFQGIDVIANPQNISQNDNFIAILPARKVDITGGIALHTGKGNVNPGPGEVQEMFAGAALSKGGRTVFALPSRNLKGQPNIMLSVEEFPNQFTNRESLDMIATEYGVASLRGKTVRERALALIDIAHPDDRGALVQMAKTSNILYRDQIYLTESGHLYPHEISYTQTFKGGTTIRFRPIKPSDEDDMRRLFYRFSDQAVYYRYFSPIKTMPHMKMQEYVNVDFKRTMSIVGIIEEEGHERIIAEARYVRLKDRPTFADVAFITDEKYQGIGIGSYLLRTLIKLAKKNDIEGFTADVITDNKPMIKVFEKLGYPIHAVVNFGVYEFTIPFTEEGDAVNKPQGSLS
- a CDS encoding class I SAM-dependent RNA methyltransferase → MPFSSSIYPILITCPRGASVLLRDEVQGLGFALVSEIETGVFTEGTLADAMKLNLHVRTGHRVLCRVGSFTAGNPRELYSGVSSIPWERYLERDGYFSVTSTVSTPSIRDSQYANLKCKDAIADRFNRKYGRRPDSGPGRERTVVHLHWDESTCHIYLDTSGEPLSRRGYRKIPLHAPMQETLAAAVILATGWRGTSHFVNPMCGSGTLAIEAALIALDRAPGSFRDNFGFMHIVGYDGRLWRTLRNRANRNAKRSCDIKIIATDISEEAIEAAKRNAARAGVEDVLEFGVCDFSRTAVPEGGGVVMLNPGYGERLGDVDSLRSTYHGIGDFFKQRCQGLDGYIFTGNLALAKEVGLRTSRRIPFFNGPIECRLLEYALYRGSRKDRSGVRGENADP